The Meriones unguiculatus strain TT.TT164.6M chromosome 13 unlocalized genomic scaffold, Bangor_MerUng_6.1 Chr13_unordered_Scaffold_33, whole genome shotgun sequence DNA segment gttaaacaatctattttaccaaattgtttctaagtataatggtcattgctaacaatctacatctatggctcctttcaagggcagtggttaattcattaatctgctccagtaaacaggtggaaagagatcaaatattgttaattttaaatgccaatgATATcgcccagtgatgggctagaagcctctttagagttttcatacaactcatgttatgaggaatatgggcatcataagggcaacaagcagagatatgctacataagagcacaaagtcctcaggacaAGCAGTTCtagggattatgcttctccaagacaaactcctcgtgactatgctaacaggggagccacattccatgagttctacagcccTTTTGCTATTGCTAATGAATGGCTCTTGACAGGACcgggtagccaaaatagtttgcctatatatgggtgaaggggaagtgaggttagctcaggccctgggaaggagaattcagggtattgcatgggctataCTAGCCTGGAGGACCATACAACATCGAagaactgaaggattgctgggagaaaatgtcaggtaggtttgatttgatatgttaactaggaacctctgccattagttccaggtttgaatcctactgctatggtaacataaagttcagagagagagaagcatggtctccattggataatgattatcaagtgagcccacagggaagaaaggtgacaaagacaaagattatgtttttcttttctttctatatatcttctttcttctctttgaggaaGGGCAGtaacccaaactagactcaaaattttgctattttgctcttttgtttttttttagtattttttattttattaattgtttttattaataaaataaaaattttatttttcacaatttattcattatgtatgatGGTTGAAGGTCGCTCCTTCAACTCCTACTGCTCCTACCCTCACttcatcttcccccatcccctttccctagcctACTCAAAAGGGAAGTaactctcctctgccatccacccataccttATTGGAAAAGTGCTCAGCCATGAAagaaacactaggtataactcattttaaagagtccagcCCTCAATATAGTGTTTAATTTACCATCTCACAtgcagaaacatgtgaaattgaAATGCTATAACCTCTGAAACAtattatcacaagcatttcagagaacatgattctcttgctgcctagAAGGCTGTTTTCAACCAACCCagaaaggcatgaggggcagaagatgaggtataaagcttggaaagcctacaagcataacagtgatgaGCCACACTGGGAAtaacctcagaaagtaagttcaactttaattccagaaaacaagcttataccccttggggagtgcctgggatgctccaagcataggtgtagataattgtttaatactaggcaattcaagggtactcgatttgcattaaacagcacattcttatcatatgaacaagaacaagaacaaataattaaattttcTGATATTTGAAGGGAGGAGTGATCGGgtatctgtgtcaaaggccatctaacaaatttgattggtggtgtctatgtctaaagacactctccagaaaaactcacccttgacatggttacacatctaggccagaagcagggtcatacatggaaaagaaagcctcctccctcatatctcaaaattcagtgttggttgtgatgtttttcaatagtaccgctggaacaataggtatgtgtacacaaagaaacttctacaggctaccactgttttcatactctcagagaacttcctggctggtgttagttcaccattccctacatattcatccactggactaaaagtttcttgtgtaatgtgaggcaattgaaaacagtaaatgttgagaatcaggattatcaataagtcttccataaacaccttattatataatactgttgcatgtaattgatattcaatattcattgtattctttttataaataagtttatttactttaaataccaatcgtagtccccctcccttctctcccccagtactaccctccattcctattctcCCTATTCCCGTTCCCctttagaaaagggaggtcatttccattgagctagttttacagttctgttggatctcagtggaccaaagtacacagaggcctttccacattgcttatactcacagaaatcctcttcagtaaggatacttttatgataatgatgactctagatttgtgcaaggcctcaccattttaacacattcgtaagtttttcctccattatgaatcctttcatgatgatgaagattatacaaatgtggaatggtttcaccatgttaaaaacactcacaggctttctgtccattaggatttctttcatgagtgtggagattattctgaagtgcaaaagtttattcacattggttacagtcatacagcttctttccagtatgtgttttttgatttattagaagttatgtgcaaaggctttgccacatagttatatttatatggtttccctccacaatgtgttgttgtcttaggagatgaatattacatacaaaggctttatcacactaattaccctcaccaggcttctctccactgtgtgtcttttcttgtttgtggatACTACTcggctgtgcaaaggctttatcatattgggcatattcataaggtttcttcctaatatgtgttctcttatggcttatgagatgacttttttgtgcaaaggctgtactgcactggttacattcataaggtttctctccagtgtgtgttcttttatggattaagagatgagtgttttctgcaaaggctttaccacactggttacattcataaggtttctctccagtgtgtgttcttttatggcttaagagagtactgtttcgtgtaaaggctttaccacactcgttacattcataaggtttctctccagtatgtgttcttctatggcttatgagatgactcttttgtgcaaagactttaccacattgattacatttgtaaagcttctctccagtgtgtgttcctttatgccgtatgagatcagtggtattggagaaagctttaccacatagagtgcatttagtaggtttctctccagtacaacTGCTTGCATGCCTGCAGAGATAATtaccacatgtgaaagatttaccacagtcagtgctttacactaataaatatatttatctttattaattaatttcataatttggtcataatttcataaaaatggtaaaggagaatcaaattttaaagttttatcatgttatttacattaatgatttttcccttcattatgggtattttcaaagatccctgtgatggtaagagcatttgttccaTGGTTCACTttcatagcatcatttttctataagagtattttttatatttatagagagagagattattGTAAGAATACAGAgatttaccacagcaatcccattcgcattatttttactgtatgaatgacacttcctttGTAAAGTGAGacaagagaagcagaagaagttccaaattcctagtattcataggtattttcggCAGTAttagtttgctgatgaattctcatttaagttgcaaaaccaattaacagtaaccatttattgCATTCAGAAattctactcaaagtggggactactacaaaagtaattgttcttggagaaagacagctacactgcttctttcaatatccctctACTCATGTGCcttacaaacattgtgacatatgctatacctatttaaattacaagaataataaaggattccctcattgaattaacacagtttgttttttgttcatcatagacatgtcatatagggattaaggtttctccacaacaatattcttgactctcataagctgctcctttcactaaactttccaatgttactgcatgaatatgagtaacagtgGTTGTTATTAGgaagttttggacacatactgatcacctattcaatatgtatacctcttacaatatctgagtagataaaatgagactaaacagattggcagttcaactcagtagttgtaatgtctatatgatttaaatggtattttctgttacaacattatttaattttcttctatcttagggaatgccttgcaaacacaaatcagatacctgacattaaggtaaatggaattgtgggaatttaatgatcatcagcacacttaaagcagtgctgtttttacactgttgcttttcttcaaaacctccaggacacagccaggtatggtacatgcctttaatccctgcattcgtggaggcagaaacaggcagatatgtgtgatttcaaggtcaggctgttccaccaagcaagtctaagacaAGCCAcggctacaaaaaaaaattcttccaaaaacaaaaaataaaaagcagccaacaaacaaaaacaaaaataaaaacaaacacttccaggacacattaaaatttcttaacaCTCGTGTCTGTATCAGCATGCATATAAATTTACCTTCtgttacttgtagaactttgaaaatgttcttcaatattatggtgttcccatttgtaacctaaaatatagtaccagaaatatatattattggaaatatcatattattattaaggaaaaacttaaatcactacaTTCTGTGACCCTTAGTACTATGCCTGATTAaatcacctcattcctcctcattctcaattggaattgcAGAAGAGGATCAacaacaaagtaagagttgtctccttattttaaaagtgaaagaaaattcacagTCTTACCTATTTCAGTGAGGTTTTTGCatgtctctagcatcacatctttgtagagttgcttctgggaagattccagcaaagcccactcttcttggctgaatttcacatgcacatcattgaatgtcactgaattctaaaatataattGTACAATATACAattgtacaacagaaacattggcaacaatataaatttatacttctttGGAAATATAaccatataattctagtgcttcttccatatattttctgacacagaagtgctaatgttagacagttgggtgctgtgcattgggtgaaggaggggagaagaaaaagcctaaaggttagattgtaagaaAAACCAAAGGTGTGCTTTGAAGAACTGTGTTACAGGAGTTTCATCACTTTGTAAGACAGGAATCTAAAGTAGTGAGCAGTTGGGTTCTTGAGCGATCTATGAATCCTGGTCAGTTCCTTGATCAAGTCAgtcaggactctgtcatgagacaggtggaaggaaaaggaatcacaatattttatctagcaacaaatgagatgtggtaATCAGGGGACACAGAATAAATGGATAACCTCAGTCAAAACacaacatggcactgaatatcatCTTTTTACCATGCTTCAGGGAAGTGGCATATCAATATGTGAAAAGGGAgattcatatatttgtggaagggaaagtggactacagtaaatacatgaataaaaataatgtgaggtgtcaaacaacaacaatcatagctgataagatcatatttgtgaatgaccagaaaaaagaaaagatatagaccacattattcttttttgataattgttttatatattctcctttccaaatcatgtatagtctatagttcaagaataaagattaaagcttttatattaaaaaaagaattgctaatgttatcaataatcattctcagaagaaaattgaataactgtcatatctgaactttttgaataggatatagccttggaatagacatgccaattaatgtggacaaagacaaacagagagaagagagtgaaatagaaagagaaagatagagacagagacacagagagaaatgaacaatgAACAGTACTGAGTacatatcagagaaatttatgaacatttattaactacaaaaatgatgaacaagctgggtatattcagttatgcctctaattccatcactcaggaggcagaggcaggtgaatttcattgagttggatgccagcatgatctatgcaaagcgTTTCAGGACATCCAGACCTATATTGTAAGTCAGAGTCTTCCCTAAAtgtcaatcaaacaaatataataggtagaaaaaactcagaggtctttactgaagctcctacaaagaattatacaTTCAACTCAATTCTGtattaatcttccagaaaccagcagtgccacagcttaaactgtaacattaataagatcttactaaaagggaaagcatgtttaaacaggtaaaaattgaaagagaaaaatattagcaatgtaaattctggtcataaataagcaacataaggtgggagagatggctcagcagtgaagaattcttgctgcttttgcaaataattgggatcaattgtcagtgtttacatgaatcccactactatccattgttctaggttcatgagttctgaggTGATCTTCTGACTATGAGGAGCAGggacacaagaggtgcatagtcatgcatacaagcaaaatactcatattcagtaaaaattaaaaaaaacagatcccagatggcagagttgattgcacactgtgtctgatcagcagggtagcagagaatgcacagtgaccaacagttggaacagtaggccacaaaacaccactgactgtgtttaccaggtgaaaggaaacccaacGGTGAGGGAAAATTGGTTCCAACCTCAGATCACtgagctaatccctggaaaaagttcctgggatgttgaagcaggaatgtggttttcaagcaaatggacacaagaaacaagcaggaatagcaattctaatatctaataaaacaaacattcaaccaaaattaattgaaagggatgaggaaggatacttcaaactcaaaaaaaggaaaattccaccaagatggtgtctcaattctgggcaactatgcctcaaattcaagagtacccacatttgtaaaagaaacattaattaagTTCAAAGAACATTTcagtctccacacattaatagtgagagaccacaACAACTCAATATCATCAAGtgacagagcagtgaaacagaacctaaaatgagatataatgacactaatggatgccatgaattaaatggacctgccagatatctagagaaatgttcacccaaacagaaaagaatatatcttcttttcagcaccttacggacccttctctaaaaatgaccatacagtagtcacaaaccaggcctcaacagatacaagattgaagtaatatcttgCATCCTATCataccatgatggactaaaggtggatcttgacaataacagaaatagcaaaaagcctacacatacgtggaaactgaacaactccctactcaatgaaatctgggtcagggaagaaataaagaacttcctatagttcaatgaaaatgaaggcacatcatacccaaacttatgagatgcaatgaaagcagtcttaagaagagatttaatagcactaagtaccttcataagctattggagacttcccatacaagcaacttaatggcacatctGAATACTCtatgaaaaagaagcagacacacccaacaggagcagACTACtagataaccaaactcagggctgatatacaaagagaacaattcaaataatcaacaaaaccaggagctatttctttgagaaaataaaaaaacagacaaattcttagccaaactaagaaaatggcagagagacactatccaaatcaaccaagtctgataaaaagagagagataacagacactgagaaaatccaaagaaccattagctcttatgtcaaaagcctatatgccacaaaatttgaaaatcaaaatgaaatatacaatttttttattgattccacttaccaaagttgaatcaaaatcaggtaaagaaatttaatagtcttacatcccctcagtgaatagaagcaaacatcaaaagactcccaaccaagggacaaatgatttcagagcagaattctatcagagcttcaaagaagagagaatagaaatattcttcaaactattttatataatataaatggaAGCATCATAACCAAACACCTTTTGTAAGACTGAAggcaccttgataaatcctcaaagaaccaaaaacccaaaaaagaaagagaacttcagaccaatccctcttaaaatactcaaataaaatacaaaccaaatccaagaacattttaaagatatcatccaccatcaccaagtaggctccatcccatgcatgcagcGGTCGTTAAATaacatggaatccatcaatgtaatccatcatatcaataaattgaaaaaaaacaaccacacaatcatttccttagatgctgcaaaagtATTTTACAATATCCAACACTTATTCTTCTTTAAAGTCTCGAAGAGACCGAgggtaaaaggcacatacctaaaaacagtgaaggcaatacacagcaatcctatagctaacatcaaactaaatggaaagagagttaaatcaattccactgaactcagggacaaggcaaggctacctaCTCTCTCCAAATATCTTCAATATAgtatctgaagtcctatctagagcaataagacaactaaaggagtttaaGGGTGTAcaaattgaaaggaagaagtcaaagtatcactattcatagatgaaatgacagtatacataactgtccccaaaagttctaccagggaacgcctacaattgaaaaacacttcagcgaagtggctggatacaaagataacaaaaaatcagtagcactcctgtgtacaaaagacaaactgcctgagaaagaattcaggaaacaacacccctcacaatagccagaaaaacaaacaaacaaacaaacaaaacataaagtatcttggtgttaccctaaccaagcaagtgaaaaacccatatgaaaaaaacaaaaaactgtcaagCCTCtgacaaaagaaattgaagataacaaaagatagaaagatctctcatgtaaatggatcagtaggatcaacataataaaaattgccatgttaccaaaaacaatctacagattcaatgatatccccatcaaaatatcaacacaattccttacagaccttgaaagaataattctcagcttcatgtgaaaacaaaacaaacaaacaaacaaacaaacaaacagaaaacaccagaatagctaaaacaatcctgtacaaaaacagatcttcaggaggtttctccatcccttatctcaaactattctataaagcaacagtaataaaaacagcatggtactattacagaaacagactggtgaatcaatggaattgaagcaaaggcttataaataaacccacaaacctatggacacttgatttttgacaaagaagccaaaaccatgcaatgaaaaaatggcaacatcttcagcaaatggtgctggtataactggaagtctacatgtagaaaaatgaacataaatccatatttaccatcccacactaaactaaagtccaaggtgatcaaagacttccaacataaaaccagacacgctaaatcagttagaagaaaaagtgggaaaaacacctggatcacattgacataaagataacttcctgaacagaacaccaagagtactggctctaagatcaacaattaataaatagatctcctgaaactaaaactttctatgaatcaaaaaattctgtcaatagaacaaatcaacagcccacagcctgggaaaagatcctcaccaaccctatctaTATACAGCATAGAGGGCTAGtaacaagatatataaagagctcaagaaattaaactccaacaaaccattTTAAAACtgggtacagaaataaacagagaattcctcaCAGAGGTATATCAGATggtggaaaaacatttaaataaatgccaaATATCAATAGtcctcatggaaatgcaaatcaaaatgactttgatagtccatcagaatgactaagatcaaaacctgaagagacagcacatgctaatgaggatgtggagaaagggaaacactcctccattgctggtgagagtgcaaacttatacaaccacattagaaatcattctgatgctttctcagacaattggaaatagtgctacttcaagtctcagttatattattcctgggcatatttccaaaagatgctccaccattcaacaaatacatttgctcaattatgttcacagcatctatattcataacatccagaatctggaaacaacctacatgtctctcaatggaacaacagttacaaaaattgtggtatatttacacagtggaatgctagtcatgtattaaaaacagggaaatcgtgaaattttcagggaaatggatggaactaggaaagatcatcctgagtaaggtatcccagaaccagaaagacatgcatggtatatactcatttataagtggataatagccataatacaggacaaacatactacaatccacagacctaaagaagataaataaaatggaggaccctatggaggatgctcaattctcattcaaaagtgcaaatagaatcgATATCAGACAtgactgaaaagagggaacaggatgagagcctaacatacatgtcctctgaaagactcaacccagtaggggataaagcagatgctaatactcacaaccaaactttgggcagagcacagggagtcataggaaagagtggggggatagaaagactcagagctgacagaagctccataagaagaccaacaaggtcaacaaatctgggactgtgggg contains these protein-coding regions:
- the LOC132650824 gene encoding zinc finger protein 431-like yields the protein MLETCKNLTAIGYNWEDHTIEEHFQSSTSNKRHASSCTGEKPTKCTLCGKAFSNTTDLIRHKGTHTGEKLYKCNQCGKVFAQKSHLISHRRTHTGEKPYECNECGKAFTRNSTLLSHKRTHTGEKPYECNQCGKAFAENTHLLIHKRTHTGE